Proteins found in one Brevibacillus brevis genomic segment:
- a CDS encoding SMI1/KNR4 family protein, with protein MEIREYIKNGFEAYYARYNQVTEEGFCRWMRPDVPDVMKVADVDEEWSRWKLVPSSVSQEDVAALEGEFGLTFPEWYKAFISTYHHFFDVIPEQGIDEPFDRIQDMYNPLLCKLGYLPFSWDTEYGKIRCIDLQESLDEEKCGIYEIDHEILFEMDEENTDRSKLKESLVFLYPNFKTYFDHTFLERS; from the coding sequence ATGGAAATAAGAGAGTATATCAAGAATGGTTTTGAAGCTTACTACGCTCGATATAACCAAGTGACAGAAGAAGGTTTTTGCAGATGGATGCGGCCAGACGTCCCTGATGTCATGAAGGTAGCTGATGTCGATGAAGAATGGTCCAGATGGAAGCTGGTTCCTTCTAGCGTAAGTCAGGAGGATGTGGCTGCACTCGAAGGAGAATTTGGGTTGACATTTCCGGAGTGGTATAAAGCCTTCATTTCTACTTATCATCATTTTTTCGACGTCATTCCTGAACAAGGGATTGATGAACCATTCGATCGTATTCAGGATATGTACAATCCATTGCTTTGCAAGTTAGGCTACCTTCCTTTTTCATGGGATACAGAGTACGGAAAAATACGATGTATCGATTTGCAAGAAAGTCTGGATGAAGAGAAGTGTGGAATCTATGAAATTGACCATGAAATTTTGTTTGAAATGGATGAAGAAAATACGGATCGGAGCAAGCTGAAAGAGTCACTAGTCTTTTTGTACCCGAATTTCAAAACTTATTTTGACCACACTTTTTTGGAACGTTCATGA
- a CDS encoding DoxX family protein: MQNRQNEIIIPENPVSHFLFTSTKSAAIWLIIRLYVGYSWITAGWKKVQSDSWTGDAAGGAIQGFVKGSLAKAAEGKDVTGWYAWFLENMVLPNAKVFGFLVAYGEVLVGLGLILGCLTGIAAFFGGLMNVSFLFAGTVSTNPLLFVFATWLVLAWKVAGWYGLDRWALSYLGTPWTRKTRDGVLPMNK, translated from the coding sequence ATGCAAAACCGTCAAAACGAAATTATTATTCCTGAAAATCCTGTTTCACACTTTCTGTTCACCAGCACAAAATCCGCTGCGATCTGGTTGATTATCAGATTGTATGTCGGCTATTCATGGATTACTGCTGGATGGAAAAAAGTCCAGTCAGATAGCTGGACGGGAGATGCGGCTGGCGGAGCGATTCAAGGGTTCGTAAAAGGCTCCTTGGCAAAAGCAGCCGAAGGAAAGGACGTAACCGGGTGGTACGCCTGGTTCCTGGAAAATATGGTATTGCCAAATGCCAAGGTGTTCGGCTTCCTCGTTGCTTATGGTGAGGTACTCGTCGGACTCGGCTTGATTCTCGGCTGCCTGACAGGGATCGCAGCGTTTTTCGGCGGCTTGATGAACGTCAGCTTTCTGTTCGCAGGAACGGTCAGCACCAACCCACTTCTTTTTGTTTTTGCTACTTGGCTCGTTCTGGCTTGGAAGGTTGCGGGCTGGTATGGTCTTGACCGCTGGGCGCTTTCTTATCTCGGAACACCTTGGACGAGAAAAACGCGCGATGGTGTTTTGCCGATGAACAAGTAA
- a CDS encoding glycoside hydrolase family 68 protein: MFWNTKNAGKMLSAAVIGFSAILAPVISSSVFAQETAATFDWTREDVSKIKMNEENTAPVINKEELEELSEDFLVWDTWPLQDRNGHPAVVNGYKVIFALTVPSDVIPGKRHDTAEIRYFYAKDGKSWQLGGRLFDDGKALGSRQWAGSAMIDKDGKVHIFYTATGRKNEKKLTYEQRLATATADIITTNASVAFKNWSEHKIILEPDGEYYQTESQSNQGESSYAFRDPYFFQDPKNGQEYILFEANSAGTLSERACQPDSSKPYNASIGIAKASSDSLTEFEALPPLLEANCVNDELERPSIIVKGNQYYLFAKTHHEKFAPGLDAPEGLYGFVSGSLFGGYKPLNGSGLVISNPKDNPYQAYSWMVMPNGTVISFVNYVHVEGKDIQQIGEQTPDYQKEHFGGMLAPSLKISMADDKTRILHEKKQGVFR, from the coding sequence ATGTTTTGGAACACAAAAAATGCCGGGAAAATGCTTTCAGCAGCAGTTATCGGTTTTTCGGCTATTCTAGCCCCGGTTATCAGTTCAAGCGTCTTCGCCCAAGAAACCGCAGCTACATTCGATTGGACGCGCGAAGATGTCAGCAAAATAAAGATGAATGAAGAGAATACAGCACCTGTCATCAACAAGGAGGAGCTTGAGGAACTTTCAGAGGACTTTCTGGTATGGGATACATGGCCGCTGCAAGACCGAAATGGCCATCCAGCAGTTGTCAATGGCTATAAGGTTATTTTTGCTCTGACGGTGCCAAGTGACGTGATTCCTGGCAAACGCCACGATACGGCGGAAATCCGCTATTTCTACGCAAAGGACGGAAAGAGCTGGCAGTTGGGCGGACGTTTGTTTGATGACGGAAAAGCATTGGGTTCAAGGCAATGGGCAGGCTCTGCCATGATTGACAAAGATGGAAAAGTCCATATCTTTTATACAGCGACCGGACGTAAAAATGAAAAAAAACTTACATACGAACAGCGTTTGGCTACGGCTACCGCTGATATCATAACAACCAATGCCTCTGTGGCGTTTAAAAATTGGTCTGAACACAAAATTATCCTGGAACCGGATGGTGAATACTATCAAACAGAAAGTCAGTCCAACCAAGGTGAATCTTCTTACGCCTTCCGTGATCCTTACTTCTTCCAAGACCCAAAGAACGGACAAGAATATATTTTATTTGAGGCCAACTCCGCAGGAACCTTGTCAGAGCGGGCTTGTCAGCCTGACAGTTCAAAACCTTATAATGCGAGTATCGGCATCGCCAAAGCGTCTTCTGACAGTCTGACGGAATTTGAGGCTCTTCCCCCTTTACTGGAAGCCAACTGTGTAAATGACGAGCTGGAGCGTCCAAGCATTATTGTAAAAGGCAATCAATACTATCTTTTTGCAAAAACCCACCATGAAAAGTTCGCGCCAGGTCTCGATGCGCCGGAAGGATTATACGGTTTTGTGTCCGGGTCCTTATTTGGCGGGTATAAACCCCTGAATGGAAGCGGACTAGTGATTTCCAATCCAAAAGACAATCCGTATCAAGCATACTCTTGGATGGTCATGCCAAACGGTACGGTTATTAGCTTTGTCAACTATGTCCATGTAGAGGGAAAAGACATCCAGCAAATTGGCGAACAAACACCAGACTATCAAAAGGAGCATTTCGGTGGAATGCTGGCACCATCTCTAAAAATCTCCATGGCGGATGACAAGACTAGGATTCTTCATGAGAAAAAGCAAGGCGTGTTCCGTTAA
- a CDS encoding histidine phosphatase family protein: MKTFIYMVRHGESPKNEGDERTRGLTEKGKSDARIITQLLKDEAIDTFISSPYKRAMATIEELAQSVGKEIVVFEELRELVFIGNNQTMADNELYPLVKKMFTEPDFSLPGGESITICRNRVVRTFRNILEQYREQKVVIGTHGAVMTLMMGYFDSQYDLDFLWTTSKPDIYKMEFQDEVLVETKRLWKN; the protein is encoded by the coding sequence ATGAAAACCTTTATTTACATGGTCAGGCACGGAGAATCACCAAAAAACGAAGGGGACGAAAGAACACGAGGACTGACTGAGAAAGGAAAGTCAGATGCCCGTATCATTACGCAATTGTTGAAAGATGAGGCGATAGATACGTTCATTTCAAGTCCGTATAAAAGAGCAATGGCAACCATAGAAGAATTAGCCCAATCCGTAGGGAAAGAGATCGTGGTTTTTGAAGAGCTGAGAGAACTCGTTTTTATCGGAAACAATCAGACCATGGCCGATAACGAGTTGTATCCATTAGTAAAGAAGATGTTTACTGAGCCAGACTTTTCTTTACCTGGAGGAGAGTCCATCACAATTTGCCGGAATCGTGTGGTAAGAACGTTCCGAAACATTTTAGAGCAATACAGAGAGCAGAAAGTTGTAATCGGAACACATGGTGCTGTTATGACATTAATGATGGGATACTTTGACAGTCAGTACGACTTGGATTTTTTATGGACGACGTCCAAGCCTGATATTTACAAGATGGAGTTTCAGGATGAAGTACTCGTGGAAACGAAGCGATTATGGAAGAACTGA
- a CDS encoding peptide ABC transporter substrate-binding protein, whose protein sequence is MNKWLLGISTAVLLFSLSVGCSSKPADNLPSPPTEATAKPTTSEPMVLQWSITGEPSTMDAGIATDSTSMDMINLTFEGLTTVDRQGQMINAIAESYTHTPDFTHFTFIIRKDAKWSNGDPVTAHDFEYAIKRNLDPKTASGYAYQLFYIKGGEDFYSGKGKPEDVGVKAKDDYTLDFTLRSPTPFFRELTSFTTYYPLHKKTIESNPQWATEAKTIVGNGPFIMDTWEHKSKLSFSKSPTYWDSANVKLDQIHIVIIEDNNTALSMFENGDLDWGGYPSFGLSPDAVGQIKEEGKLLVADNPGTKAVIFNTEKPPFTNKKIRQAFSYSIDRQQLVDNILQTGVPPAYGWVPVSMGLNPDGYFKEDVTKAKQLLAEGMKELGLTQFPKVTYYYDTGETDKKLAQALQDEWKKTLGVDIDIRTSEWKVFNEDVQNGKYDFGIWLWGADFNDPINFLEMYKDLGGNNVVRFDNKEYRDLLNKSYYETDEQKRKQLMFDAEKILMEEMPLAPLHFRGNAYVKNDKVKDFVIFPLGGSYFKYAYIEK, encoded by the coding sequence ATGAACAAGTGGCTACTAGGCATTTCTACTGCTGTTTTGTTGTTTAGTCTCTCGGTCGGCTGTAGCTCGAAGCCCGCCGACAACCTCCCATCCCCTCCAACGGAAGCGACAGCAAAGCCTACTACATCAGAGCCAATGGTCTTGCAATGGAGCATCACCGGGGAGCCGTCTACGATGGATGCCGGCATTGCAACAGATTCGACCTCAATGGACATGATCAATCTCACCTTCGAAGGACTGACCACCGTCGACCGTCAAGGCCAGATGATCAACGCCATCGCGGAGAGCTACACGCATACTCCTGACTTCACTCATTTTACTTTTATCATTCGAAAGGACGCCAAATGGAGCAATGGCGACCCTGTTACCGCTCACGATTTTGAGTACGCCATCAAGCGCAATCTCGACCCCAAAACTGCTTCCGGCTACGCGTATCAGCTCTTCTATATCAAAGGAGGCGAGGATTTTTACTCTGGAAAAGGCAAACCAGAAGACGTCGGGGTAAAGGCAAAGGACGACTACACACTCGATTTCACCTTGCGCTCACCAACACCGTTTTTCCGCGAATTGACCTCATTCACTACCTACTATCCGCTTCATAAAAAAACCATCGAGAGCAATCCCCAGTGGGCAACAGAAGCGAAAACAATTGTCGGCAATGGACCGTTTATCATGGATACGTGGGAGCACAAATCCAAGCTCTCTTTCAGCAAAAGCCCTACTTATTGGGACAGCGCCAACGTCAAGCTGGACCAGATCCATATTGTCATCATCGAGGATAACAACACCGCCCTGTCCATGTTTGAAAATGGTGACCTGGATTGGGGAGGCTACCCTTCCTTTGGCTTGTCTCCGGATGCAGTCGGTCAGATCAAGGAAGAGGGCAAGCTGCTCGTCGCAGATAATCCCGGCACCAAAGCTGTCATTTTCAATACAGAAAAGCCCCCTTTTACCAACAAAAAAATTCGTCAGGCGTTTTCGTATTCGATCGACCGACAGCAATTGGTGGATAACATCCTGCAGACCGGCGTCCCACCCGCGTATGGCTGGGTTCCCGTTTCCATGGGGTTGAACCCGGACGGCTACTTTAAAGAGGATGTAACGAAGGCGAAGCAGCTTTTGGCAGAAGGCATGAAAGAGCTCGGGCTGACTCAATTCCCTAAGGTCACGTATTACTACGACACTGGAGAAACGGACAAGAAATTGGCTCAAGCACTCCAGGACGAGTGGAAGAAAACATTGGGAGTCGACATTGACATTCGCACCTCGGAATGGAAAGTGTTTAACGAGGATGTCCAAAATGGCAAATACGACTTCGGCATCTGGCTATGGGGGGCCGATTTCAACGACCCGATCAATTTCCTCGAAATGTACAAGGACTTGGGTGGCAACAACGTCGTTCGCTTCGACAACAAGGAATACCGCGATCTACTCAATAAGAGCTACTATGAGACCGACGAGCAAAAGCGCAAGCAGTTGATGTTTGACGCCGAAAAAATTCTCATGGAAGAAATGCCACTAGCACCGCTGCACTTCCGCGGCAATGCTTATGTAAAAAACGACAAGGTGAAGGACTTTGTGATCTTCCCTCTCGGCGGTTCCTACTTTAAATACGCGTATATTGAAAAATAA
- a CDS encoding glycoside hydrolase family 68 protein: MIRKNKKALTALALATSVVASGLTALSAYAEGGEQTVNWTREQASKIELNQDNTLPYTDISKLEKLAPGYHMWDTWALTDRDGNVASIKGWKVIFALTAPSDVLPGKVHDIATIRYFYSKNGKDWTLGGELFPSGSALGSRQWAGSAMMDNGKIHAFYTATGHKGEERLTYEQRLAMATGDIVADNSGVRFENWGNHHIILEPDGKYYQTKEQAQQGEGGGYAFRDPMWFKDPQTKKEYLLFEGNSGGSAADRKLKPEYVGSPEFAGQQNVPSGAVHANGNIGIAEVEGGDFSKIKMLPPLVEANYVNEELERPHIVVKDKKYYLFTDSHINKYADGLTGPDGLYGFVSDKLIGGYKPLNGSGLVLANPADNPYQAYSWLVLPNLNVVGFAHFGDLGNMSIGDVGNQTPEFQFSHFGGTLAPTVKLSIKDDRTKLEQEYEPGWIKQ, encoded by the coding sequence ATGATCCGCAAAAACAAGAAAGCATTGACCGCGCTGGCTTTGGCAACAAGCGTTGTCGCTTCCGGCCTCACTGCGCTCTCGGCGTATGCCGAGGGCGGTGAGCAAACGGTCAACTGGACCCGCGAGCAGGCATCGAAAATCGAGCTGAATCAAGACAATACCTTGCCGTACACTGACATCAGCAAACTGGAGAAATTGGCGCCGGGCTATCACATGTGGGATACGTGGGCACTGACAGACCGTGACGGGAATGTAGCCTCGATCAAAGGCTGGAAAGTGATATTCGCGCTTACCGCACCGAGTGATGTGCTGCCGGGCAAAGTGCACGACATTGCCACGATCCGTTACTTTTATTCGAAAAACGGAAAAGATTGGACGCTGGGTGGCGAGCTGTTCCCGAGCGGATCCGCGCTCGGTTCCCGCCAGTGGGCTGGATCGGCTATGATGGATAACGGCAAAATCCATGCGTTCTACACCGCAACCGGACACAAAGGCGAAGAGCGTTTGACCTATGAACAACGTTTGGCCATGGCTACCGGCGATATCGTCGCGGACAACAGCGGAGTCCGATTCGAAAATTGGGGCAATCACCACATCATTTTGGAGCCGGACGGAAAATACTATCAGACCAAAGAACAAGCGCAGCAGGGTGAAGGCGGGGGGTACGCTTTCCGCGATCCGATGTGGTTCAAAGACCCGCAGACGAAAAAAGAATACCTGCTGTTTGAAGGGAATTCTGGAGGCTCTGCTGCCGACCGCAAGTTGAAACCGGAATATGTCGGCAGTCCTGAATTTGCCGGGCAGCAAAACGTGCCTTCAGGTGCCGTACACGCTAACGGCAACATCGGCATCGCTGAGGTGGAGGGCGGCGATTTTTCCAAAATCAAAATGCTTCCTCCGCTCGTAGAAGCCAACTACGTAAATGAAGAACTGGAGCGCCCGCATATTGTGGTGAAGGATAAAAAGTATTATCTGTTTACCGACAGCCACATCAATAAATATGCGGATGGACTCACCGGACCGGACGGACTGTACGGATTCGTTTCAGACAAGCTGATCGGCGGATATAAGCCGCTGAACGGAAGCGGTTTGGTCTTGGCCAATCCGGCTGATAATCCATACCAAGCATATTCCTGGTTGGTGCTTCCGAACTTGAACGTGGTCGGTTTCGCCCATTTTGGCGATCTGGGCAACATGTCCATCGGCGATGTCGGCAATCAGACTCCGGAATTCCAATTCAGCCACTTTGGCGGAACATTGGCTCCGACGGTGAAGCTGTCGATCAAAGACGATCGCACAAAATTGGAACAAGAGTACGAGCCAGGTTGGATCAAGCAATAA
- a CDS encoding sucrose-specific PTS transporter subunit IIBC, with translation MQSKEFVQELLPLVGGEENIADATHCASRLRLLLRNEEKADISAIEKMDGVEGVFSRRGQFQIIFGTGRVNRVYKALVEAIEIAQTNPSKERMEKAPKMNPFTHFVKTLSNIFLPIIPAIVVSGLLMGLLGMVKAFGWITMDSAWMKMLTMFSSSSFIILPILIGFSAAKEFGSNPILGAVIGGILTHPSLLNPAELGNSTPEYMDLFGLEIALIGYQGTVIPILLSVYVMSRFEKLLRKFIPQSLDLLLIPFITITFTGIVSLVAIGPLGMMIGEMISGSLEYVYQYAGLVAGFLFGGFYALFVVTGLHHSLHAIEVGLLADPKVGVNFLLPIWSMANVAQGGAALAVFFKSKNDKLKKIAIPAALSSFFGIIEPVMFGINLRLVTPFIGAAIGGGVGGAYVVGAHVVANAYGLTGIPMLALVTPLGISNAVHYLIGLAIAVTTAFTSTWILRFTEEE, from the coding sequence ATGCAATCAAAAGAGTTTGTTCAAGAGTTGTTGCCTCTGGTAGGGGGTGAGGAAAATATTGCTGACGCTACCCACTGTGCTTCTCGATTACGCTTGCTTCTTCGAAATGAAGAAAAGGCGGATATATCAGCCATCGAAAAAATGGATGGCGTAGAAGGGGTATTTTCCAGGCGCGGACAATTCCAAATTATCTTTGGGACCGGCAGAGTAAACAGAGTGTACAAGGCACTTGTCGAGGCGATCGAGATCGCACAGACAAATCCATCCAAAGAGCGGATGGAGAAGGCGCCAAAGATGAATCCATTCACTCATTTTGTAAAGACACTATCCAACATCTTTTTACCGATTATTCCCGCTATCGTAGTGAGCGGTTTGCTCATGGGGCTTCTTGGTATGGTGAAGGCTTTTGGTTGGATCACGATGGATAGCGCATGGATGAAGATGCTCACCATGTTTTCCAGCTCATCGTTCATTATTCTTCCGATATTAATTGGCTTTAGCGCAGCCAAGGAATTTGGCAGCAATCCCATTTTAGGTGCAGTGATTGGGGGAATATTAACCCACCCGTCATTATTAAACCCTGCAGAGCTGGGGAACAGCACCCCGGAATATATGGATTTGTTTGGGCTTGAAATCGCGTTGATCGGGTATCAGGGTACGGTGATTCCTATCTTGTTGTCGGTATACGTAATGAGCAGGTTTGAAAAACTCCTGCGAAAATTCATACCCCAGTCATTAGATTTATTGCTCATCCCCTTTATCACCATTACGTTTACTGGGATTGTCTCCCTCGTAGCGATTGGCCCTTTGGGCATGATGATCGGGGAGATGATTTCTGGTAGCTTGGAATATGTCTACCAGTATGCTGGACTGGTGGCAGGGTTCCTGTTTGGCGGATTTTATGCGCTATTCGTCGTTACTGGTTTGCATCATAGTTTGCACGCCATTGAGGTAGGGTTGCTAGCCGATCCGAAGGTTGGTGTCAATTTTTTGCTGCCGATCTGGTCCATGGCTAACGTGGCCCAAGGTGGAGCTGCTTTAGCCGTTTTTTTCAAATCGAAAAATGACAAACTGAAGAAGATTGCGATACCTGCTGCTCTTTCGTCCTTTTTTGGCATTATTGAACCCGTGATGTTTGGCATCAATTTGAGGTTAGTCACCCCTTTTATAGGAGCGGCCATTGGAGGGGGGGTGGGCGGGGCATATGTCGTAGGTGCTCACGTGGTTGCCAACGCATATGGCTTAACCGGAATCCCCATGCTTGCGCTCGTGACTCCATTAGGAATATCAAACGCAGTCCATTATCTTATTGGTCTAGCTATTGCGGTTACTACCGCTTTCACCTCGACATGGATACTTAGATTTACCGAAGAGGAATAA
- a CDS encoding PRD domain-containing protein, which produces MKIKKILNNNAVVVQDQGEEKIVMGLGIAFQKKKNDLVDISKIEKVFVMNEWQEYGKFEEILITLPEEHIQVAEEIISHTEKELGITLHDHIHIALTDHLSFALERLMKGMVIKNTLLNEIKILYAKEFQIGCWAKALIKEKLGIEIPEDEVGYIALHIHTARINAGDMAKTMDMTTMIRDMIDLIESSLKIKIEEKTVSYERLVTHLRFAVQRAEFGESFHDIEPEMSQIIKEQYEESYLCAQKVGEFAQKEYDFEFPEMELVYITMQIQRIYSRVLSG; this is translated from the coding sequence ATGAAAATTAAAAAAATCTTAAATAACAACGCGGTCGTTGTCCAGGATCAGGGAGAAGAAAAGATCGTTATGGGCTTAGGGATCGCTTTCCAGAAAAAAAAGAATGATCTGGTAGACATTTCAAAGATAGAAAAAGTATTTGTCATGAATGAATGGCAAGAGTACGGAAAGTTCGAAGAGATATTAATAACACTTCCTGAAGAACATATCCAAGTGGCTGAGGAAATTATCTCCCATACGGAAAAAGAACTAGGGATAACCTTGCATGACCATATTCATATCGCTTTGACCGACCACTTGTCCTTCGCCCTAGAAAGATTAATGAAGGGAATGGTCATTAAAAATACCTTGCTGAACGAAATCAAAATTTTGTATGCAAAAGAATTTCAGATCGGTTGCTGGGCGAAAGCATTGATAAAAGAAAAGCTAGGGATAGAAATTCCCGAAGATGAGGTCGGTTATATTGCATTGCATATCCACACTGCCAGGATAAACGCGGGAGATATGGCAAAAACAATGGATATGACCACTATGATACGGGATATGATCGATCTGATCGAAAGCAGTTTGAAAATCAAGATTGAGGAGAAAACGGTTTCCTATGAGCGATTAGTCACACATTTGCGCTTTGCAGTACAACGGGCGGAGTTTGGCGAATCGTTTCATGATATAGAACCGGAAATGTCCCAGATCATAAAAGAACAGTACGAGGAATCTTATTTATGCGCACAAAAAGTAGGTGAATTTGCGCAAAAAGAATATGATTTTGAGTTCCCCGAGATGGAATTGGTCTACATCACGATGCAGATTCAAAGGATTTATAGTAGAGTGTTGAGTGGTTAA
- a CDS encoding glycoside hydrolase family 68 protein, with the protein MRKSSKPKFRNLALSTAIAANLLAAIPALAADVSDDHTSIWSRQQAEKVALTKETTAPPVDLDFKLVAPDQWVWDTWPLQNRDGSLATVKGYRVAFALVAPRSLGWGERHTQASIGMFYSKNGKDWTYAGIPYNKDKALGHMQWAGTAMLDEKGKVHLFYTATGDKNNWDESRWAQTAEQRIAKTTFDIGADKDGVHLTNEGEHKIILEADGKYYETIDQFKGNIITAFRDPFFFQDPNTGKEYIIFEGQAGGGYSLKPENIGDEEYRKTHSVPAGAELYNGNIGIAEVLDHDITKLKLLPPLLESVGANHQMERPHVVVNGDDYYLFTISHTFTYAPGLTGPDGVYGFVGKGLRSDYKPMNGSGLVIGNPAENGYQAYSWMVLPNQQVISFINEPKDENGEVKFGGTFSSTLKVNLEGDKSVITKEGKQGEIKPFGPNR; encoded by the coding sequence ATGAGAAAATCCAGCAAACCTAAGTTTAGGAATCTAGCTTTATCCACAGCGATAGCTGCCAATTTGCTTGCAGCCATCCCAGCATTAGCCGCCGATGTCAGTGATGATCACACTTCGATTTGGTCGCGCCAGCAAGCGGAAAAAGTTGCTCTCACGAAAGAGACAACCGCTCCACCGGTCGATTTGGATTTCAAGCTCGTCGCACCGGACCAATGGGTTTGGGACACATGGCCCCTGCAGAACAGAGACGGTTCCCTTGCAACTGTCAAAGGTTACAGAGTCGCTTTCGCCTTGGTCGCTCCGCGCTCTCTGGGTTGGGGTGAACGTCATACGCAAGCAAGCATCGGAATGTTCTACTCGAAAAACGGCAAAGACTGGACATACGCCGGCATTCCCTATAACAAAGACAAAGCGTTAGGTCATATGCAATGGGCCGGAACAGCCATGCTGGATGAGAAAGGCAAAGTCCACCTCTTCTATACGGCAACCGGGGATAAAAACAATTGGGACGAATCCAGATGGGCTCAAACGGCTGAGCAGCGCATCGCCAAAACTACGTTCGATATCGGCGCCGACAAAGATGGCGTGCATCTCACGAACGAAGGTGAACACAAGATCATTCTTGAAGCAGACGGCAAGTACTACGAAACGATTGATCAGTTCAAAGGCAATATCATCACGGCGTTCCGTGATCCGTTCTTCTTCCAAGACCCGAACACCGGCAAAGAGTACATTATTTTCGAAGGCCAGGCCGGCGGTGGCTATTCTTTGAAGCCGGAAAACATCGGTGACGAAGAATACCGTAAAACCCATTCGGTTCCGGCAGGCGCGGAATTGTACAACGGAAATATCGGCATCGCGGAAGTACTTGACCACGACATCACCAAATTGAAACTGCTGCCTCCGCTGCTCGAATCAGTTGGGGCCAACCATCAGATGGAACGTCCGCACGTCGTGGTGAATGGCGATGATTATTACCTATTCACGATCAGCCATACCTTCACCTACGCACCTGGCTTGACCGGCCCAGACGGCGTATACGGTTTTGTCGGGAAGGGTCTGCGAAGTGATTACAAACCGATGAACGGCAGCGGCTTGGTTATCGGGAATCCAGCGGAAAACGGTTACCAAGCGTATTCCTGGATGGTGCTTCCGAACCAACAGGTGATCAGCTTCATTAACGAACCAAAAGATGAGAACGGGGAAGTGAAATTCGGCGGTACCTTCTCTTCAACGTTGAAGGTAAACCTGGAAGGCGACAAATCGGTCATTACCAAAGAGGGAAAACAAGGTGAAATCAAACCGTTCGGCCCGAATCGCTAA